Within Bifidobacterium dentium JCM 1195 = DSM 20436, the genomic segment ACGATGCGGCGCGCATCCAACGCTTTGACCAAGGGCTCGTCATGCGTGACCATGATGACCGCGGAACCCGCGTCACGCGCACCGGCGATAAGACGTACCATTTCCATCCATGTGGTGAAATCCTGTCCGAACGTCGGTTCGTCCATGATGATCACCTTCGGCGCCGCCGCCAGCATGGACGCCACCGAAAGCCGCCTCTTCTCACCCCCCGACAACGTGAACGGATTGGCCGGTGCGAACCGTTTGAGATTCATGCGTTCCAGCATCTCGTCGGCGATGGCATAGGCCTCCTCATCAGATTTGCCCATGGATTTCGGCCCGATCGCCACTTCATCCCGTACGCTGGATGCCACGAACTGATGCTCCGGCTCCTGGAACACCATGCCAATACGCCCAAGCAGATCGCGGCTTTTCCATGTGAACGGATCATTCTCACGATGCGCGGGCATCATGGAATCAGCCACGCGCACATGGCCGGCAATCGGCTTGAGCAGACCGGCCAAGGTCAGGGCCAAGGTGGACTTGCCCACGCCGTTCCTGCCGGTAAGCGCGGTGACCTCCCCCGCATGGAAACGCACATCGATGTGCTTTCCCAAAGGAAAGCTGCGACCGAAACTCAAATCATCGGTATACAGCACCACATCGCGATCATGTCCGGTTTGAGTCGGGGCATAGCTTGCGATGTCACGTCCCGGCACCCACGCCCCGCCTTCGGCGAGGACATCGCCCATGGCGTTGAACACCTCTTCAGGCGAGCCATCCGCAATGACGCCGCCTTCATACGAATCATCGTTCGGTCTGCCCAGTACGATCACACGGTCCACAAGGTCAAGCCACACATCGATATGGTGCTCCACCACCACCATCGTCTCATGGCCGCGCTCAAGCACTTGCCTGACCGCGTCATGCACCTCCTGCACGCCTTCCGGATCCAGGTTCGCAGTTGGTTCGTCGAGCAACAGCAGTCCGGGATGCATGGCAAGCACGCCCGCCAATGCCAACCGCTGACGCTGGCCGCCGGACAGCCGACGTGTGGAATGATCCGTACGCATGTAGTCTAGGCCCACGATATCAAGGGCCGCACGCACCCGCTTCCAGATGGCGTCTCGTCCGAGGCCGAGATTCTCGCAGCCGAAAGCGGTATTGTCACCTGCACGTTCAAGAATCGTCTGGGCGTCCGGATCCTGCATCACCAGGCCGCTCCTGCCGCGTGCCGTACGTGAATCGATGCCGTCGATCAGCAGGCTGCCTTCCTGTTCGCCCTCATCATCGCCGCCGAGCACGCCGGCCAATCCAGCCATCAACGTACTTTTGCCAGCACCGGATGCGCCAAGCAGCAGTACGCGCTCCCCCGGCTTGATTTCAAAATCGACATGTCGCAACGCGAAATCCTTACGCGAAGCATGTCTCCATCCCCAGTCAACCGCCTTCACACCGGCTGCGACCACGGTTCCGACTTCATCCGTCGTCATCTATAGGTTCTCCAATCCGCGGTATCCCCGACCATATGAAGAGGGTTTGCGGCGTACGCGGCATGTACGTCGCAAACCCTCGCCCGCCTTGAGCGCGACGGCGCTCAGACCAGTTCCTGCATACGTCCGGATTCGAAGCGGTCAAGCACGCCGGTCTTCGCCAAAGCGAACTGCACCACCCACATGAAGGCACCTCCCATCACCGCGCCGGAAATCACGCAGCAGATGGTGAACGTGCTACCCTGCAACACGGTCCAGCCGGAATGGGTGAGCCAATCATAGCCGCCGTTGAACAGGCCTGTCAGCGCGCCGGCCAGGGTGACGGAGGCAATGTTCCACTTCTTGTAGGCGAACACGGCGAAGCCGATTTCCGCACCGAGACCTTGGAACATGCCTATGATCAGGGAGCCTCCGATGCCGAACGGATTACCCATGAGCGCCTCGATGAGCGCTGCCACGGTCTCCGCGAAGAACGCGGCGCCAGGCTTGCGCACGATGATGGCCGCCAGAGGACCTGCGAACAGCCACATGAAGTTGAACAGACCGCCCAAGCCAGGTGTCAGACTGTCGAAAGCGCCGATCGGAACAGCGTAGATGATATCCCAAGCCCAGAAGATCACGCCGGACGCGACGGCGATGATGGCCGCCACGACGATATCGACCACGCGCCACTTGTTGGAGTGCTTCTTTACTGCGGAAGACTGAATGCCAGTCATGAATTGTGCCTTTCTATTCCATCAAGGCACGGGAAAAGAGAGACGTCCGTGCGCCGGCATTACCCGGTATACGTTCATACGGTCGAAGCGCGTTCGCTTCCTCTCAGCCTTAACGGCCCCCGTGTCTGTGACAGATACTACACAAGGCACACGATTTTCGCCACCGCCTTACCGTAGCGGGACACGCATCAGCGATTCCGCGAGTTGCCTGAAGGTCGCGCCGAGACCGTCGGTACGCAATGCGCCTTCTTCGGTCAGCACCGCAGGACGTCCCGCCTCGCCGGTCTCGCGCAGTTCAGGTTCCAGCGGCAACTGTGCGAGCAATGGCACCTCGTATCCCAGATTCTGGGATAGCTGGAGGGAGACACGTTCGCCTCCACCTTCTCCGAAGATCTTCAGCCGTTCGCCCTTATGCTCGAAATAGCTCATGTTTTCGACCACGCCCCGCACCTTCATCGGCACCTGCAGCGCCACCAGACCGGAGCGAACCGCAATGTCGGAGGCGGATGGCTGCGGAGTGGTGACTACCACGAGTTCGGCGTTCGGCAGGGCTTGCGCCACGGAAATCGCCATGTCTCCGGTGCCTGGCGCCAAGTCGAGCAGCAGCACGTCGGGCTCCCCCCACCACACGTCCGACAGGAATTGTTCCAGTGAACGCTGCAAGCGTGGGCCACGCCAGAGAATCGCACGGTCGGCTCCGGCGAACATGCCGATGGAGATCATCTTCACGCCCCAGGCGGTCACCGGCATAAGCATGCCGTTGAGGTTGGTGGGTTGCGTGTGCACGCCGAACAATCGCGGCAGCGAGAAGCCGTAGATGTCGGCGTCGATGGCCGCGGTGTCGTAGCCCAATGCGGCAAAGGTCGCGGCAAGGTTGGCGGTGACCGACGATTTGCCGACGCCTCCTTTGCCCGATGCGATAGCGAAGATACGGGTCTTGATGCCTGGCTTGTTGAACGGGTTCTGTTTGCGTTCCGCCTTGAGACCAGCCACCAGTTGGGTGAGCTTGTCATGGCTCATGGAACCGACCTCGATATGAGGCTGCAACGTGGCATCCGGATATGAGGCCACTGCACCATTGATCTGATTCGTGATGGTCTGCGAAAGCGGACAACCTTCCACGGTGAGTTCGACGGCGACGGTCACGTCGTATGTGTTGTCCTCCCCTGTGACCGGCGTCGCGTCGATGGAAGCGATCATGCCCAAGTCGGTTACGGAACGACCCAATTCCGGGTCGATCACCTTGCTGAGACGTTCGTAGATTTGCGCTTCGATCATGCGCTCGTCTGTCATGGTTCCTCCTTGTTGCCGCGTACCAGCCTAGCGGTCATGCATGCGGCATGCCAGAGCCTCGTAGGTTTTGCTCACGAGAACTGCATCACACCGTACCGCTGCTCAGCAGTTGTTTGAACTGGTCCTCATTGAGCATGGGAATGCCCAATTCCTCGGCTTTTGCGGCTTTGGATCCGGCGTTCTCTCCGACCACCACCCAGTCGGTTTTCCTGCTGACCGAGCCGGCCGCCTTTCCGCCATGGGAGATAATGGCTTCTTTGGCGGAGTCGCGGGAGAAATCGACCAATGACCCGGTGACCACCACCGTTTTGCCTGCCAAGGTCTGCGGCAGATCGTTGGTTTCGGCCACCACACCCACGCCGGCGGTCTTCCATGCATCCAACACCGTGCCACGCCAGTTGCCCGGTTCGTGTGCGGCAGTGAACCATGTGACCACGGATTCGGCGATTTCCGGTCCGATACCGTCGATTGCCGAAAGTTCCTCGACGCTCGCATGTTCGATTGCGTCGAGCGAGCCAAAGGCCGTGGCGATGGTGCGCGCGGTCGGCGGACCGAGGCGGCGGATCGACAGCGCCACGAGCACACGCCATAAATCCACGTGCCTCGCCTTTTCCATTTCGTCGAGCATCTTGCGCGTATTCTCAGCAGGGCGAACGTACACCGGCTGCACGCTGGTCACGCCGGTGCGCGACACCTTGGTATCCTCACGGATCACTACGGCGTCGGCCGGCACATTGTACTCTGGGTATTCCGAAACGGCGGCGCCGTTCACCTCCAGTTCGGCAAGTTTCTTGGCGGAGAGTTTCCTGGCCGAGGTCGGAGCGGTCCAGAATGCAGGCACCTGATGCCACAGTCCGGATCCTCCCACACGCTTGCGCGTCTTCTTGGTCTTGCCTGTATTGACGTCGACGGTTTCATGGATTTCGATGATCGGTGCCTCGCGCCATACGCGCACATCCTTCAGATCGGCGGCGGTCAGTGAGAACAGGCCCGCCTCGCTGGAGAGCACCGGCGTCTGCGCATCCGGCAACCGCAGTCCGGCAACCGGCTCGTAGGGTTCGGGCTCTTCGCCGGGTTGGACGAGTATTTCAGTGATCTCCGGCGCATACGTGTCAACGGAATCGGGGCGGTCCTCCTCCGGATTGGTCAGCGCGATCGCCGATTGATCGCCCAAATGTTCGATATCGAACGCCTTGCGGGAAGCCAAGTTGATGATGCGCTCGGTCAACTGCGCAGGGCATGATTCCACATTCGGGCAGCGAATGTCCTTGTCGCCCTTTTTGGCCGGAGCCAGTTCGGCACCGCAGCTCGGGCAGTGCGTTGGCATGACGAACGCGTGCAGACTCTCCTCCCGCCCCTTGCGGCGCTCGAGCACCGGGCCCACGAGCTCGGGAATCACGTCACCGGCCTTGCGTACCACCACGGTGTCGCCAATGAGCACGCCCTTGCGCTCCACTTCGAAAGGATTATGCAACGTGGTACGTGACACGGTGGAACCGGCCACATATACGGGCTTCAGGATGGCGACCGGGGTTACGCGGCCGGTTCGGCCGACCTGCACGGTGATGTCGAGCAGATCGGTGTTGACCTCTTCCGGCGGGTATTTGTAGGCGATGGCCCAGCGCGGCGCACGTGAGGTGGCACCGAGCGCGCGCTGCAATCCAAGATCGTCGACCTTCACGACGATGCCGTCGAGCGCGTGTTCGATATCGCCGCGATGTTCGCCGTAGTAGTCGATCATGTCAAGAATGTCGGTGAACGACGTGATTTCGCGATTATGCGGCGAAACCGGCACGCCCCACTTTTCATACAGCGCATATGCCTCGGATTGATGGTTGATCACGTCATGTCTGTCGGCACGTCCCGCGCCCCAGCGTAGTGAGCCGATGCCGTGCGCGTAGAAGCTCAGACGGCGCGTGGCGGTGATGCGCGGGTCTTTCTGTCTGAGGCTTCCGGCGGCGGCATTGCGTGGATTGGCGAATGGGGCTCGGCCGGCGTCCTCATTCTCGCCGTTCAATGCGGCGAAGTCGTCCCAGCGCATGAACACCTCGCCGCGGATTTCCACGAATTCGGGAATATCGCCTTCCGGGCCGGCCAGATTCTGCGGAATGGTCGAAATCGTCCGCACGTTGAGCGTGATATCCTCGCCGGTCACGCCATCGCCTCGCGTCAGTCCCTGTTCGAGCACGCCGTTACGGTACACGAGATTCAATGCCAGACCGTCGATCTTGACTTCACAGGTCATCGGCAGCGGTTTGGATTCCGGCCAGTCGAGATCGCGGATCACACTGTCGTACCAGTCACGCAGCTCTTCGATGGAAAACACGTCATCGAGGCTCATCATGCGCGAAGGGTGACGTACGGAGGCAAAATCGTTGGAAAAGGTACCGCCTACGCGATGGGTCGGCGATTGCGGGGTGTCCAAGGACGGGAATTGCGATTCCAATGCCTGTAGGCAGCGAAGCCGCGCATCATAGGCCGCATCGGACGATATGGGGGCATCGTCGATATAGTAGGCGATCTGATCGGATTCCACCCAGGCCGCGACCTTCGCCCACAGCCGGGCCGCCGCTTCGGCACTCAGCGAAGAGACGTCAAGCCGGTCGAGTCGCATGGCATCGGCGTCAGTGGACTGCAATGCCGCAATCCACCGTTCGGAACCGGGGACCAGTCGGGAGGCGTCGCCGTCGGCATCCACCGTAATCTCGGGTTCGGCGGTGCCATCGACCGAAACGTCGAAATCCCAAGCAAGCTGTTCGGAATCGTCATGCTGTGTCATGAATGTTATTCTCCGCTAATTGTTGAGCGAACGCAGGAACTGCATCTGTACCACGTCGGCACCGTCGCGCTCGGCGTCATCCATGCGCGAGGCAGCCACGGACAGCGTGCGCGCAGGTACGAACATACCCTCATCCACGCATACGCGCGCCGCCCTGCGTACCAGCGAGGCGACCTCGGTTTTCGGCCATACCGGCAGACCGGCCTGTTCCAACACCTGCATGGCTTCCGGCACGGTGGTCGGCACGGGAATGCATTGCGATTGCGCTCGTGCGATCAGTTCCCGCAGTTCGCCTTCCAACGAGCCGATGCGGCCCGAGGCGATGTCATCGCTCACAATATAGGCTGCCGCCGCGATGTCGAAACGATCGCACATCCATTCGGCATAGGCCAGCCGATAGTAGGCGAATGAGGCGTCGTCACGGTCCAAGGCCACATGCAAGGCGTTGAGGCAAGCCGCACGGGCCGGATCCCAATCCTCTTCGCGAGCCAGCTGGACGGCGAGTTTCAGATGCGACAACGGATAGGCGGGTGCGTACCGCACCATGGCGTTCAGATGAGGCAGTGCGGCCTTCGCGCCCTTGATCTGGGCAAGTATGTCGGCCAGTTCCATGTGGGCGTAGAACAGATTGTCGGGAATCAGCACGGTGCGCTCACCCTCGGTGGCGAACATGCGGTTGTAGATCACCCGTTCCGCATAGGAGTTGAAGTAGCGAGGCACGCCCGGATTGGACTCGAACAGCTGGTCCATGCGACGCAATGCCGCTTCGATCATCTCTACGGCCTGATCGATCTGGCCGCTGAACAGCAGATCACGGGCCTTCATGCGTTCGGCGTCAAGATCGTCGGCCAAAGTGAACGAGAAGTCCGGCGTATCATTGCCGTCGATCAGCGCACTGGTCACCTGTGTGGCGAGTCCCGTCAGTTCCGGGTCGCCTATGGCGTTGATGATGTCCATCGCACGCTGTGCCTTGGCCACGGAGGGCATGCCATCGTCGGCGGCCAACTGGTGGAACTCCCCCACGGCGCGCTGCAGCAGATCGACGCGTTGGATCGACAGTCCGGATACGTCCCCGCAACCAAACAGTTCGGCGCTTTCCCTGCCGAATCTTTTGTCGGAAAGCTCCGGCTCTTCCTGCGATCCGGTCGGGGAGAATCGACTGTCGCGCAGGTCGAACGTGGCATCGACCGGTTTCAGCGCGCCCATGCCGTCCACATCCATTTCCGCATCGAACATGCGATACGTGGGCACGGGGTTGGCCAATCCGTCCGTATGCAGACGTTTCAGGAATTCTTCACGTGTGAAGGTGACCGTCACCAGATTGCGCACGGTCGGGTTCTTACGCAGCTGGCTCATCGGATCGTCATCATCGCCGTTGCCGTCGATATCCGCATCCGTGAAGGCGATCATGCCTGCGTCGCCGATGTCGCCCGTACCTTGCACATCATCCTCGCTGTCGGATTGCGGCATGCTGAAGGTCATGTCATCGAAGTCGATGTCCTTCATCAGGTCTTCGAACTGGTCATCGAGCGCCGCATCATGGTCATCGGAGGAAGAAGTCGAATCCGCGGAGGTTTCGGAAGGGCGTGTGGGAGCCGTCATGGCCGGATCCCCGTGGAAGTCGCCGTCCTTCGGAGCCGCCTTGGAACGCGATGGGCCCATTTCACCGGTACGGATGCGTTCGAAGGCGCTCAATGCTTCGCTCATCAGCTCGCTGATGGCGGAGTCCTGCTCGGCGACGGCTTCTTCCAGACCGATGGAGTCGATGTGCATCGATACACGTCGCACATGCGGATCGGCACCGAAGCTCAATGCCGCCATGAGCAGACCGATGCGCAGATTGTAGTCGGCGCTCATGCGGGCGCGCTCCGCATCCCCCAGTTTCACCCATGCATGATGTTCCGGGTCGTATCGGGTGGAAGGCATCATGGACACTCCGGCCGAAGTGAAGCCGATTGCCACGTTGCCGTCTTCGAGGCTGCAACGGAATTCCACGTCGAAACGGTATGGCAGGCGCAGGCTTCGCAGCAGACGCGCCATGGCTTGGCGATACACCCATTCCGAGCCGCCTTCGGTGAGACATGCTTCGCTCGGCGATTCATCCTTGGTGTCTTCGGCAATGTGTCGTCGGGTCTCGTCGGCGATGTCGACGAGTCTGGCGACGGCCTGGATGCCGCTATCCTGATGTGAATCGAGGATGGCCCCGAATTCATCGTCGGGTTTCAAAGCGATCAATGCTGGATTCTCCAGCAATGCCAGATCGATCTGCGCGGCTTCGGCACGAGTGACCGTGTCTTCCGTGGGCAGGCATCCGATGCGCGCATTGCGTTCCAGCCAGGAGCTTACGGCGGCAAAACGGTTGAGATTGCCTTCGATGTTGAGCGCACGCAGGGCGGCACCGAACGGCAGGGTGGAATCCCATGCGAAGAAATAGCAGTTCGAATAGCTGGACGTATACAGGTGCAACGGTTCGGCACCATGTACCGCCTCCAGCATCTGGTTCTGCTCAAGCGCACCGGCCTCACGCATCAGATCGGCGAAATAGTCCTCCAGGCCGGAAGCGCGCATGCCATGTGAACGGGCGCTCATCGTATCGCGTATGGAACGTCGAATGGCCCCCATCGGGGCTTCGCGGTTGAGGCGGCGGAAGATGTTGCCCGAGCCGAAACCGATCAGCAGGCCATTCATCTGCGGCAGCATGTATGCGGCGAAGAATGCGATGGTCAGCGCATCGCGGAACTCCAGATCGTAACGCATCGCCTCCGGCAGTTTGGCACGTAGTTGTTCCAACGTGTACCGATTGCCGACCTTCAGCCATGAGGCGAGCCACATCATGCGCCCTCCTTCGGCTCGACCGACCACACCGCCCTGCGAGGCCTTCACCATTTTCGGCGGATTGGACGGCGCATGGCCGAAACGCATGCCGTCGGGCAGGGTCAGCTCCTCCTCTTTGACGAAGACGAACCGGGGCTCCATGCCCTGAACGTCCATGGACGGATCGGTTCCTGCGAATACACGCGCCTTGCTGTCGGCCAGAGCGATCTGCGCGAAATGGTCCTTATCGGTGAACAGGCCGATGGAGAACGCCTGTCCCTTGGTCTGAGGCAGCTGAGCCCAGCCCAGCCTCAATCGTCCGGGAACGCCTTCAAAACCGTCGAACACGCGCCTTTTGGTCAGAGGCCCCAATCGAACGGCATTGCGGGTCAGCTCGCCGACCACATCCTGCGGGGCGTTCAGGGCCGCGCCGAACGGATTGCCGAAGGTGGTATCGGACGCGCCGGCGTCAACGTGATCGCCCCGCAAACGTCCCAAGGTTTTGTGCACCCCGCGCATAAGGCGATCCAGCATATCCCGGTTCGCGCCCGGCTCATCCGCTGAAGGCGATGATGATGTGAGGTGAGACATGGTAGCCATTCTTTCAATCCAACCCGACATGCAGCCATTAGAATAATGACGTGATCTCTTCGAAGCAGCGTATTCAGACACGTCACCGCATGTGCGCAGCCATTCTATCCGCTCTTGCCATCATGGTGCTGATTGAGTGCGTGTTGTGCAACCTGCCGTTCTGGAGAACGCTTGCCGCCAGCGGTGATTCCGCCGCCGCAAGCAACACGTTGGGGCCGGGTCTGGAACGCACCGCCGACGGCATGCTCACCGTCACCGACCCCACGCAGGCCTATCTGCAAGTGGTCGCCGACGGTACGTCAGCCTACATACGCATCGATCCCGTATCGGGACGGACGATCGACAAAGCGCGCCAGGATGCCGAAAACAAGGGCACCGAACCACCGCTCACCACCATTCGGGTACGGCCGGACGCCGATCGGGTCGCCTGCACGATTCGCTCCGTGTCACTGTCCCTGCCCCGCTCGCTGTATGTGAAGGCGGAGGCCGGCAGAACGGTGCGCGTGCAGATTCTGGAACCGAAGGGTTCACGGATTCCGATTCAAGCCGTACGCGCCAATGTGCGCGTGCCTTTCGAAATCAGTCCGCTTCGTATCGGCCTTATGGTCATCGTGTTCGCCTTGCTGCTGCTATGGAGACCGAATTCGCGTCTGTGGAAGGTGCCGCTTGATACGTCCGCCGTTCGCCAGCGCACGGCCTTCGCCCTGCTCATGGCCATTCCCGCCATCATCACCATCTGGAACGTCGTATGGCAGATTCGTTCCGCCGTCCCCCTGCAGTTCCATGCCGACGGCATGTACACCTACGATTTCGACCAGTACGACCATATGGCGCAGGCGCTGCGCAACGGCCACACCTGGCTTGACCTGGAAGTGCCGGACGAGCTCCGCGACGCTGACAATCCGTACAGCGCCGAAACCCGGCAGCGTCTTCTTGACGACGGTGTCAGTCCGATCTATTGGGATTACGCCTACTATCA encodes:
- a CDS encoding ABC transporter ATP-binding protein; translation: MTTDEVGTVVAAGVKAVDWGWRHASRKDFALRHVDFEIKPGERVLLLGASGAGKSTLMAGLAGVLGGDDEGEQEGSLLIDGIDSRTARGRSGLVMQDPDAQTILERAGDNTAFGCENLGLGRDAIWKRVRAALDIVGLDYMRTDHSTRRLSGGQRQRLALAGVLAMHPGLLLLDEPTANLDPEGVQEVHDAVRQVLERGHETMVVVEHHIDVWLDLVDRVIVLGRPNDDSYEGGVIADGSPEEVFNAMGDVLAEGGAWVPGRDIASYAPTQTGHDRDVVLYTDDLSFGRSFPLGKHIDVRFHAGEVTALTGRNGVGKSTLALTLAGLLKPIAGHVRVADSMMPAHRENDPFTWKSRDLLGRIGMVFQEPEHQFVASSVRDEVAIGPKSMGKSDEEAYAIADEMLERMNLKRFAPANPFTLSGGEKRRLSVASMLAAAPKVIIMDEPTFGQDFTTWMEMVRLIAGARDAGSAVIMVTHDEPLVKALDARRIVVSEEGR
- a CDS encoding ECF transporter S component, which encodes MTGIQSSAVKKHSNKWRVVDIVVAAIIAVASGVIFWAWDIIYAVPIGAFDSLTPGLGGLFNFMWLFAGPLAAIIVRKPGAAFFAETVAALIEALMGNPFGIGGSLIIGMFQGLGAEIGFAVFAYKKWNIASVTLAGALTGLFNGGYDWLTHSGWTVLQGSTFTICCVISGAVMGGAFMWVVQFALAKTGVLDRFESGRMQELV
- a CDS encoding Mrp/NBP35 family ATP-binding protein, with the protein product MTDERMIEAQIYERLSKVIDPELGRSVTDLGMIASIDATPVTGEDNTYDVTVAVELTVEGCPLSQTITNQINGAVASYPDATLQPHIEVGSMSHDKLTQLVAGLKAERKQNPFNKPGIKTRIFAIASGKGGVGKSSVTANLAATFAALGYDTAAIDADIYGFSLPRLFGVHTQPTNLNGMLMPVTAWGVKMISIGMFAGADRAILWRGPRLQRSLEQFLSDVWWGEPDVLLLDLAPGTGDMAISVAQALPNAELVVVTTPQPSASDIAVRSGLVALQVPMKVRGVVENMSYFEHKGERLKIFGEGGGERVSLQLSQNLGYEVPLLAQLPLEPELRETGEAGRPAVLTEEGALRTDGLGATFRQLAESLMRVPLR
- the ligA gene encoding NAD-dependent DNA ligase LigA translates to MTQHDDSEQLAWDFDVSVDGTAEPEITVDADGDASRLVPGSERWIAALQSTDADAMRLDRLDVSSLSAEAAARLWAKVAAWVESDQIAYYIDDAPISSDAAYDARLRCLQALESQFPSLDTPQSPTHRVGGTFSNDFASVRHPSRMMSLDDVFSIEELRDWYDSVIRDLDWPESKPLPMTCEVKIDGLALNLVYRNGVLEQGLTRGDGVTGEDITLNVRTISTIPQNLAGPEGDIPEFVEIRGEVFMRWDDFAALNGENEDAGRAPFANPRNAAAGSLRQKDPRITATRRLSFYAHGIGSLRWGAGRADRHDVINHQSEAYALYEKWGVPVSPHNREITSFTDILDMIDYYGEHRGDIEHALDGIVVKVDDLGLQRALGATSRAPRWAIAYKYPPEEVNTDLLDITVQVGRTGRVTPVAILKPVYVAGSTVSRTTLHNPFEVERKGVLIGDTVVVRKAGDVIPELVGPVLERRKGREESLHAFVMPTHCPSCGAELAPAKKGDKDIRCPNVESCPAQLTERIINLASRKAFDIEHLGDQSAIALTNPEEDRPDSVDTYAPEITEILVQPGEEPEPYEPVAGLRLPDAQTPVLSSEAGLFSLTAADLKDVRVWREAPIIEIHETVDVNTGKTKKTRKRVGGSGLWHQVPAFWTAPTSARKLSAKKLAELEVNGAAVSEYPEYNVPADAVVIREDTKVSRTGVTSVQPVYVRPAENTRKMLDEMEKARHVDLWRVLVALSIRRLGPPTARTIATAFGSLDAIEHASVEELSAIDGIGPEIAESVVTWFTAAHEPGNWRGTVLDAWKTAGVGVVAETNDLPQTLAGKTVVVTGSLVDFSRDSAKEAIISHGGKAAGSVSRKTDWVVVGENAGSKAAKAEELGIPMLNEDQFKQLLSSGTV